Within the Chloroflexota bacterium genome, the region TCCAAGAGCTACACGATAAGAGGCCTGATGTGTGCGGCGCTGGCTCACGGGCAGAGCCAGATATTGAACCCTTTATACGCGGACGATACGGACGCTGCCGCCAGGGTGCTGGACGATATCGGTGTGCGCGTGGAGCGGACGGAAGACCTCTGGCGAATCGATGGCAGCGAGCTTCGCCAGCCGGAGGCAGACCTCTATTGCGGCGATTCGGCAGCGACGCTGCGGTTCATGACGGCCATCTGCTCGATAGTCCCGGGGAGGTGTCGTTTGACGGCGGGCGCTTCGCTGGCCAAGAGGCCGGTCGAATCGCTGGTGAAGGCGCTGCAGCGATTGGGTGTGGACTGCTCGTCAAATGGCGGCGTGGCACCGGTGGTGGTAAACGGGGGGAGGTTAAAGGGTGGGGAGACCGAGCTGCCCGGCGATGTCAGCTCACAGTTCGTCTCAGCGCTGCTGCTGGTCTCGCCGCTTGCCGAGGAAGGGATACACATCAGGCTGACCACGCCTCTGGAATCAAAGCCCTACGTTGAGATGACCCTCGACTGCATGGAGAAATTCGGCGTAAAGGTGGAATTTTCCAAAAAGATGGACGATTTCTATACGGTAAAACAAACATATCAACCGGCAAGATATGAAGTGGAAGGGGACTGGTCGTCGGCTTCTTACTTCCTGGCGCTGGGCGCTCTTTCAAACGGAGTGGAGATCGAAAATTTGAATCCGGAAAGCCTGCAGAGCGACAGGGCTATGCTGGAATTCCTGAGCCAGATGGGCGCGGATGTGAATGTATCGCCAAACGCAATCAGGGTAAAAGGTTCAAAGCTGAAAGCGCTGCATGTTGATTTGTCCGACAGCATCGACCTTCTGCCCACGCTGGCTGTTCTGGCGGCGGTGGCCGAGGGAACGAGCGAGCTGGAGGGCATCGATAGGGCGAGGATAAAGGAATCGAACCGCGTTTCCGCCGTCCGGGAGGGGCTGGAAAGGATGGAGGTGAAGGTTGCCGAGGAAAAGGACCGAATGCTCATCACGGGCTCAAACCTGAAGAGCGCGGTCATTGACAGCCACGATGACCACCGTATCGCCATGGCCTTCAGCATCCTGGGCACACTTGCGGGGAACACCATCATAAATAATGCGGAGTGCGTTAAGAAGACATTTCCGCAATTCTGGGATATACTAAGAAACATTGGGGGAAGACTGGAGATAAATGGATAACACTCTGGGCAAGATTTTCACCCTCACCAGCTTCGGTGAGAGCCACGGCGACTGCATGGGAGTGGTGGTTGACGGCTGTCCTGCCGGTCTCCCCATCGGCGAAGCGGATATCCAGCAGGAGGTGGAGAGGCGGCGACCCGGCGCCACCGGCACCACGGAGCGGTGGGAGCCGGACAAAGTGGAAATCATCTCCGGCGTCTATGACGGACGTACCACCGGCGCGCCTGTCTGCATGCTCACCTGGAACAGGGATATCGATTCCGGAGTTTACAGGAAAAATCGATTTGCCCTGCGTCCCGGCCATGCCGATTATACCGCCTTTGTAAAGTACGGAGGATTTAACGATTTCCGCGGCGGGGGCCGGTTTTCGGGGAGGATAACTTTAGCCTACGTCATGGCTGGAGCAATCGCCAGGAAGCTAATCGGTCGCCTAGGCATCGATGTCTTTGCCCATACCGTTGACATTGGCGGTATCAAAGCTCCCGCGCAGGCATTGACCGAAATTAAAGAAAGAGCCAGAGAAAACCCGCTGTGGTGCGCTGACCGGGAAGCTGCTGAGAAGATGACGCGCTTAATCGAACAGACAAAGCGGGAGAAAGACAGCCTGGGCGGGACTATCGAGGGCGTTGCCCTCAACGTGCCGGCGGGACTGGGCGAGCCGGTCTTCAATAATTTTGATGGTGAGCTGGCTAAAGCCCTGTTCGCCATTCCGGCGGTCAAAGGGGTGGAGTACGGTGCCGGCTTTGCCGTCGCGGGCATGAAAGGTTCGGAAAATAATGACCTTTATGACATCAAGGATGGAAAAATCGTTACCGGGACCAACAACGCTGGCGGGGTGCTGGGTGGCATCAGCACCGGTATGCCGGTAATCGTCAGGGTTGCTGTCAAGCCGACCGCCTCCATCGCCAGAAGTCAGGAAACGGTGGATATCCAGAAGATGGCCAAGACCAGCCTCACGGTAATGGGTCGACATGATACCTGTATCGTCCCTAGGGCGGTGCCGGCGGTGGAGGCGATGATGGCGGTGACCATATGCGACTTTGTCCTGCAGGCAGGACTTGTGCCGAGGGTGTTGTCATGAACCTTGAAGAGTTAAGAAAGCAGATTGATGATGTTGATGCCAGAATCATCGAGCTCATCGGTGAGCGGATACACATTGCCGAGGAGATAGGCAGGGGCAAGCGGGCAAAGGGCAGCTCAATTGAGGACCGGGAGCGAGAGAAGAAGGTCCTGGAGAATGTAAAACGCCTCGCTCAGGAGAAGGATATCGACATCAGCACGGAAGACCTGGGGAATATCTATGAGCGCATCATCTCTGCCTGTAAGAATAAAGAGGGCGTTACGGTTGCCTTTCAGGGTGAGGTGGGCGCCTACAGCGAGGAAGCCGCCTTTCAAATCTTCGGCACGTCGATAGAAATCCGGCCCCGTGAGACGCTGGAAGAGGTCTTCAAGTCGATGGAGGAGGAAGGGGTGCAATTCGGCGTGATACCGGTGGAAAACTCGCTGGAAGGGAGCATCAGCCGTTCTTATGACCTCATGCTTGAATCCCCTCTCCGCGTATGCGGCGAGACTGAAGTGAGGGTAATCCACTGCCTTATCGCCAGCCCTGATGCCAATCTGGATACGGTGAAGAAGGTCTACTCTCATCCTCAGGCGCTGGGACAGTGCCGCAGTTTTCTGAAACACCTGAATGCCGTCCTGATTCCCAGCTATGACACCGCGGGAAGCGTCAAGATGATCAAGGAACAGGGATTAACGGACAGCGCCGCCATCGCCAGTGCCCGGGCCGCGGAAATATATGGCATGAAGGTCATCGCCAGAGAGATAGAGGACACCCCTAACAATTTCACCCGATTCTTCACCCTGGCCAGAAAAGACTCACCACCAAGCGGGAATGACAAGACCTCGATTGTTTTTTCGACGAAGGACCGACCCGGTGCGCTCCATGAAGTTCTCGGTGAGCTATCCCGCCACAATATAAACCTGAGCAAGCTGGAATCCAGACCAACGCGGCAAAAGCCCTGGCAGTACAACTTCTATCTCGATTTCGAAGGTCACCGTGAGGACGATGCCGCCCGCGAAGCACTTCAGAATGTAGAGAAACTATCGATTTTTCTCAAGGTACTGGGTTCGTATCCGAAGGCAAAAAGACGGCCGGTAGGTGAATAGGTGAAGGTTGCCATAATTGGCGGTTCGGGAAAAATGGGACGATGGTTCGCCCGTCATTTACTGGAAGAGGGCAACGAGGTGGTAATCAGCGGCCGGACTGAAAGCAAAGTCATGGAAGCCAGACAGGAGCTTGGCGTTGCTGCTGTCTCTAATGTTGAGGCGGTCAAAGATGCTGAAGTCGTAGTGCTCTCGGTGCCGATAGATACTTTCGAGGACATTGTCGTCGAGCTTGCCCCCCATATCCAGCCGGAACAGGCGGTG harbors:
- the aroC gene encoding chorismate synthase, which produces MDNTLGKIFTLTSFGESHGDCMGVVVDGCPAGLPIGEADIQQEVERRRPGATGTTERWEPDKVEIISGVYDGRTTGAPVCMLTWNRDIDSGVYRKNRFALRPGHADYTAFVKYGGFNDFRGGGRFSGRITLAYVMAGAIARKLIGRLGIDVFAHTVDIGGIKAPAQALTEIKERARENPLWCADREAAEKMTRLIEQTKREKDSLGGTIEGVALNVPAGLGEPVFNNFDGELAKALFAIPAVKGVEYGAGFAVAGMKGSENNDLYDIKDGKIVTGTNNAGGVLGGISTGMPVIVRVAVKPTASIARSQETVDIQKMAKTSLTVMGRHDTCIVPRAVPAVEAMMAVTICDFVLQAGLVPRVLS
- the pheA gene encoding prephenate dehydratase, whose translation is MNLEELRKQIDDVDARIIELIGERIHIAEEIGRGKRAKGSSIEDREREKKVLENVKRLAQEKDIDISTEDLGNIYERIISACKNKEGVTVAFQGEVGAYSEEAAFQIFGTSIEIRPRETLEEVFKSMEEEGVQFGVIPVENSLEGSISRSYDLMLESPLRVCGETEVRVIHCLIASPDANLDTVKKVYSHPQALGQCRSFLKHLNAVLIPSYDTAGSVKMIKEQGLTDSAAIASARAAEIYGMKVIAREIEDTPNNFTRFFTLARKDSPPSGNDKTSIVFSTKDRPGALHEVLGELSRHNINLSKLESRPTRQKPWQYNFYLDFEGHREDDAAREALQNVEKLSIFLKVLGSYPKAKRRPVGE
- the aroA gene encoding 3-phosphoshikimate 1-carboxyvinyltransferase translates to MKVTVEKSNIKGKVIAPPSKSYTIRGLMCAALAHGQSQILNPLYADDTDAAARVLDDIGVRVERTEDLWRIDGSELRQPEADLYCGDSAATLRFMTAICSIVPGRCRLTAGASLAKRPVESLVKALQRLGVDCSSNGGVAPVVVNGGRLKGGETELPGDVSSQFVSALLLVSPLAEEGIHIRLTTPLESKPYVEMTLDCMEKFGVKVEFSKKMDDFYTVKQTYQPARYEVEGDWSSASYFLALGALSNGVEIENLNPESLQSDRAMLEFLSQMGADVNVSPNAIRVKGSKLKALHVDLSDSIDLLPTLAVLAAVAEGTSELEGIDRARIKESNRVSAVREGLERMEVKVAEEKDRMLITGSNLKSAVIDSHDDHRIAMAFSILGTLAGNTIINNAECVKKTFPQFWDILRNIGGRLEING